From Elaeis guineensis isolate ETL-2024a chromosome 16, EG11, whole genome shotgun sequence, a single genomic window includes:
- the LOC105059191 gene encoding cyclin-dependent kinase inhibitor 5 translates to MGKDTRKAKITGEVAVMEVPNQSSVGVRTRAKTLALQRLQPTADPASYLELRSRRLEKPFVATAARAKEACKEKPNANPKSSPNASSKGSTTPGGQLAEGPVNSGSAGSVSVRSCCSKKGDASPEIEVSSRDNFLEPESGRNARETTPCNLIREPESIETPSSTNKPTKSTANSRRARNSTGRDTLAALEMEEFFAGAEQPQQRQFAEKYNYDPVTDQPLPGRYEWMKLD, encoded by the exons ATGGGGAAGGACACGAGAAAGGCCAAGATCACTGGAGAGGTGGCGGTCATGGAGGTTCCCAACCAGTCTTCTGTGGGGGTCCGCACCCGGGCCAAAACCCTAGCCCTCCAGCGCCTCCAGCCGACGGCGGACCCAGCCTCCTACCTCGAACTCCGAAGCCGCCGCCTCGAGAAGCCCTTCGTCGCCACCGCCGCTAGGGCTAAGGAGGCCTGCAAGGAGAAACCGAATGCTAACCCGAAATCCAGCCCTAACGCTAGCTCCAAAGGAAGCACCACCCCTGGCGGCCAGCTGGCGGAGGGCCCGGTGAATTCGGGCTCGGCGGGGTCGGTCTCGGTGAGGAGCTGCTGCTCGAAGAAGGGAGATGCCTCGCCGGAGATCGAAGTGTCCTCTAGGGATAATTTTCTCGAGCCCGAATCTGGAAG GAACGCCAGAGAGACCACACCTTGCAATTTGATAAGGGAACCTGAATCTATAGAGACCCCCAGTTCTACAAACAAACCAACCAAATCAACCGCCAACAGCAGGAGGGCAAGGAACTCAACGGGCAGAGACACCCTGGCTGCCCTTGAAATGGAAGAATTTTTTGCTGGAGCTGAGCAACCCCAACAAAGACAATTTGCAGAGAA GTATAATTATGATCCAGTGACTGATCAGCCACTCCCTGGCCGATATGAATGGATGAAACTGGACTAA